The sequence GGCAACGCCATTTCTCGGGAAGATCCTCAAAACGAATATTCTGTGGTTTCTTTTCATATTGATGGCCACAGGTCGGACACTCATGCTCCTCCATATCAACTCCTTAAATGATATTCTCCCCAGCTGCTTTACCTGGGGCTTCACAATGACCATGATTTTATGGGCCATTTTAACCTCACTTTATACAAGATTGGTTAGGAAAAGCAAGAATAACAGCTATGGCATGGATGATGTGGCGGTTTTTCAATAAAATCTTTGCATTGATCGCTTCTTCTTTATTGAAGTCAATAATCGAGGATGTTTTGATTTTGTAGCAGCTTATAACCCGTAATGCTCATCCAAAAAGCCACGTCAGCTTATTTTCTTCACCTACGAGTCAATAGATTCATGAAGCTGGAAAAGCTGAAGATTGCCAATTGAATGAGAGTAACGCCTGAATGAGCCGCAACTGTAGTCGGCTCCATCCGTTTGCTACTTCAAGTCATTCATATCCTCCTTATGGTATCTACATCGCGGCAAACCTGATTCCCTCATTCGGATTATCTTTGAGCTTCAAACTGGATCACTTTCCGGAGGCGGGTCAATGGGTCCCCTTATTTTATATAGAGAGACCATACGCAATATTGATGCTTCCAATCAGAAGAACGTAAACGTCGTTCGTTATGGCCAATAGTCAATGCAGCACCAGCTTTACAAGAAAATGATATAGTATTTGATTTTGGAGAACAAGTCGAAGATGGAAGAGATGCAGTTATCGTGTGCCTTCCAGGTTGTAGTAAGAGTCGTTCGGCTTTAGCTAATTCAGGTTTCGTAAGAGCGTCTATATCATCTACATTTATAAATGATATCCCGAATAACGACTGCATACCTAAAGCAAATGGAGTACTTACAATACAGAGCTTTTCGTTTGGTAAGTCGGGTCCTTCATAAAGTCTTACAGAAGCACATGAAGCCATAACAATTGTTATTATACCGAGAAAAAGGGCCTTGAACCAAACATCACCTGAAATAATATTCATCTTTATTTCTCCTGCCTCGTGTCTTGGCTCTACCCGTGTTATATTTCGCGAAGCTAATTCTACACCGACATATAATTGAGTATGCTCAGATCGCCATCAGCAATAATCGCCTCCTGGCTAACCGGGATGGCAATGTTTCTTTTCACTGGCGGTAGTCAGGTTGCATCAAAAGAAAACACCAGCCAGGAGACTTGGCAGGAACAGTTGCTCAGGATCTGCGGGATCGACGTCACTGCCTGCCCCGTCTGTCAAACAGGTCTCATGTTCCTGGTTGCGCTTCTGAACCCACTTAGATGCAACAGCCCACCGGTACTATTGATATGATGATCGTTTACAATGAAAAAAGCTGTCCCCACCTTCCTGCGAAAAAATCACTCTTTTTCGCCATGCTATACTATTGCCTAAAATCGTACTGCCCGATACTTCCCGACCATTAACAGGTCAACCTCTCTTGTTGTCGGGCCATATGAATGACCACCTTCAGCACCATAGGGGCTGTAATGCTCCTGCCTCATCCGTTGTACGATAAGGAAAAGACAAAAAAGTAGATTGAAACCCCATAGCCAGTGGCACGCGGCTTAGTTATTCAAGCATCAAGCTGCAACTCCGCTGAAGATTGACACTTATTGGAAAAATTAACGCAATTATTGTTGTCACCTTTGCTTTGTCCATTTTATCGCCTAGTTAACACAAAACCCCTCACTCTTTTGAGATAATGGATTTCAATAATCTGAAAGGTGGAACAGGCAAAAAAGGGGACTCCAGATTTCTTGAAAGCCCTTTCATCTACCATCCACAATAATAATTCGTCATTCCGACATCCCCGTTAGCTGGAATGAAGCCCAGTAGTAGGGGTGCGGATATTTTTCCTTGGTCTCAAGCGCTGCTGTTCTCAATGCTTCTCTTTTATCGGTACCCTGCATCTCTTTATAGAAACGCATCATTAGTTGCGAAGTTGCAAGGTCATCCACCTTCCAGAGACTTGCTACAATGGAACTGCTGCCAGCATACAGGAATCCCCTAGTCAATCCTACCAGATCATCACCATTGGCAATCTTGCTTAATCCTGTATCACATGCACTAAGTGTTACTAAATCAGCATCCAATTGCATAGAATATAGTTTATCAGCGGAGATCACGCCATCGTATTGAGAGTCTGGAGATAGTCGAAGCGCGGATTTCAAGGGCGTTTCAGCATAAAACTGACCATGTGTGGCAAAATGAATATAGTTATAACTACTGCCGTATTTGCGTAAAGCTTCCTCAGAGGCCTCTTTTCTTAAAAACACTTTTGAATTGGGAGATGTTTTAATTACCTCGATCGCTTCTTTTTGTGCATATGCCAGATCATACTTGGGATCACCAAGATCAGGGTTGCCGAAAGCCAATATGCCAGCTTTATTAGTTGATTTCTTTCCAGTCAAGTATCTCAAAGCATCAGCGCTGGGCATCATGCGAATGCTATAACGATCTATCAAATAATTTCCCCCGTCATGAAGAGCATTTATTGGTAAGTAATGCAAAACACTATGAGGTACTATAGTCAGTCTTCGTTTGTCTATGGCATGCTCAATTGGCTGAAACAATCGCTGGTACAGTTTCAAAGAAATGTCTAAGAAGTGAGCCGAGTTAAGCATTTCAATAGATTTACGAAATGCGATGACGTCCTCCGCTAAATTATCACCATTTAGTTTTATGGCGGTAAGTGTTTTTGAGGAAAGGATGAAAGCATACAAGTCTTTATCTCTGTAGTAATATTCCAAAAGAATTTCGTCTTGTGGCAGGATATTCTGAAGCTCTGTTACAGGTTTTGATGTTACTGTAACTAAAGATGCTAATTCAGGTGCTTTATTTATTATTTCATCCTTTACCTTTATACTTACACCCCGTGTATTTGATTTATCTATCGCTGTATCCTGATTAATTGCTTCTACTTCTATTGCATCATTCTTTGCCATCATGGAGCGGATTTCTTGTGCATCTCCTACCTTTACCGCAAAATCCTTCTTAGCCGCAAGCAAATCAACAAGAGCCCTTGATTTAGCTCTTTCAACATATTCGAATGCCTTGTCATATTCTTTTCGGCTATATAAAACCCGGATGAGGTGGTGGTAAACATCCTGTTTGTCACCGACAAAGCCTATCTTATTCACTTCAGTGTTGATGGTCGAGCGCTGTTGCTCAATAACTTCAATTGCCCTTTTGTAGAAATCTATGGCTTGGTCAAGGGAGCCTTCCTTCTCGGCAATCCGCCCCCTATCGTATAATATAAGCCAGTAGATCTCGCCGTTGCTTGATATCAACTGTCTTTCCAGAAGGCTATCGTATCCCTGCTTTGCTTTCTCAATGTTGCCGGTTTCCAGAAGTGCTTTACTCATCATGAAATACCTGGGTACCTGTACATAAGAATCATATGTCTGTTCGGCAAAAGGATTGGTACCTGATAAAAGAAGATTCCCGAGCGGGCGAAAGACTGCGCTGAACATAGACAAAGCCACACCTTCAGTCAATTCTGAGAGTGCCTTGTCGTATTTACCCAATGTCATATAGGCTCTGGCCAGACAAACACGTTTCTCCGTTAAGATCCTTCCCCAACCGTAAACGGGTATTTTGGTGTTCTCTAAAGTTCCCAAGGTTTTTTCAGCATTGGCCCGATCGTTATTGAGTGCATAGGCAATCGTGAGAAGAGACAGCCTCCGAATATTTACGACTGTACGCCACATTTCGATATTGACATCGCTTATGGTATGTTCTGAATAGATCACCTGAGCATCTTTCAGTGCCTGGGAATAATTGCCGAGTTCCAAATTAGCAGCGGCACGAATCATGGAAGGCCGCGTTGGAACACCAAGCAGCCACATATTTATCCTTTTTAAATTGACTTCCAAATTGTCGATACAACTGAATACCTTATCGTATTTTTTTAGATTAAAGTAGGCTTCGCACAGATAATATATGTCCGATATTTTATCTGCTCCACTCTTGTTCGGCTTGGTGATTTCCATTTCTTCATACTGCGCCAATTCCGAGAACCGACCCTCGCTGTAAAGTGTGAAATTATTTGGGCCCATAGCATAGCACCCCATCAGTTGCAGGTATAACAGCAACAATAACATGAATTTCATTGAGTTAGGGGATACTATCATATTCATCCCTCCCCGTATTTACAACTGCCCTCTCTTCAAAAAATTCTGCCGCCGCCGTGACCTTGCTGTTGCCTACCTGCAACACCTTCACCCCTCTGGTGCTAATGCCAATATCCTTGGACACGGTTTTGACTCCGTAGACCTCGCCTCGGTTTTCCAATCGGAGATCCCCGAGCTGGACTGTGCTGGCATAGAGAATGATGTCCTCCTGGCAAAAGGGCGGGCTTACCTCCAGGTCAAATTTGTCATTGCCGGAGGGCAATTCATAGATAACCCCACCGTTGAAATAGTTATCCTTCCGAAAGGGATTGGGCAGTAATTGCACCAAATTACCGCTTGCGTCCTTATACAACAAGCGGGCATAAAAGGGCTTATTTCCCTTCAGATACACCTTGATCTTCTCACCCTGCTTATAGTCTTTCTTACCAGTCCAAACCTGTACGGTTAGGGGGCCGGCAGGGTCGTCAACCACGTTTCTCCCCGTAGTGATCTTTAGCATGGCCTTTTCATCGGGCGTTACTTCGGCCTTGATCTTCATCCGGTAACAGTCTCCTGATGATAGGTCCTTATACCAGGACTTTTCCAGTTCCTGAATGATTTTGATGGAGGAGTTGGCGTAGGCGCTTAAAACGTCCTTTTCCAGCTGAAAATCTTTGATTTGGGTTTCGCTTTTTAGATAGCTCAGGGTTTTTTCGGCGGCATTCCGTTTTGCTTCGGTCAAGGCCTGTTGTTCTGTCTGCCTTCGCGTCTTGTCGTCTCCCATACAGGCATAACCCTCGGCATCGGTTATGGTGGATTGGGCGGCGTAAAGCGGAGAGGAAATTATGATGAATAGAACTAAGATGAGTATTGTTTTCTTCACTGTGATAACCTCCATCTTAATTATGATGGGCATACCACTTTCTGTCTATACTTTGACAACATTGCTGTTTAATGTCAAGAAAAGATGCGGCAAATGATGATCATTACCAATCGTAAGCTCGTATGTTAGTAATGTTTGGTAGGCTGTGACTTTCAGGAAGGTGTTCGCACCCCCCGCTCCCCTTAAATAATCGTCTTCTGAACCCACACCTTTCGACCAGAAATGTGCAAGTGTAATCGAAGGAAAGTATAATTCACCAATTATCTCTACCACCTGTGAGTCATGAACACAAGTCAGTTCTCAAAATCAACTATTTCTGGCACAACCGCGCATGAAAATGCAGAGCCATTTTTGACGCTGCCTTTGCTCTCTGATAATTTACCCATTCATTGATTATTTATTTCTTGACGATCTCGACACGGCGGTTCTTG is a genomic window of Deltaproteobacteria bacterium containing:
- a CDS encoding rubredoxin; translation: MEEHECPTCGHQYEKKPQNIRFEDLPEKWRCPICNVPKNDFIPKTPKKE
- a CDS encoding CHAT domain-containing protein → MNMIVSPNSMKFMLLLLLYLQLMGCYAMGPNNFTLYSEGRFSELAQYEEMEITKPNKSGADKISDIYYLCEAYFNLKKYDKVFSCIDNLEVNLKRINMWLLGVPTRPSMIRAAANLELGNYSQALKDAQVIYSEHTISDVNIEMWRTVVNIRRLSLLTIAYALNNDRANAEKTLGTLENTKIPVYGWGRILTEKRVCLARAYMTLGKYDKALSELTEGVALSMFSAVFRPLGNLLLSGTNPFAEQTYDSYVQVPRYFMMSKALLETGNIEKAKQGYDSLLERQLISSNGEIYWLILYDRGRIAEKEGSLDQAIDFYKRAIEVIEQQRSTINTEVNKIGFVGDKQDVYHHLIRVLYSRKEYDKAFEYVERAKSRALVDLLAAKKDFAVKVGDAQEIRSMMAKNDAIEVEAINQDTAIDKSNTRGVSIKVKDEIINKAPELASLVTVTSKPVTELQNILPQDEILLEYYYRDKDLYAFILSSKTLTAIKLNGDNLAEDVIAFRKSIEMLNSAHFLDISLKLYQRLFQPIEHAIDKRRLTIVPHSVLHYLPINALHDGGNYLIDRYSIRMMPSADALRYLTGKKSTNKAGILAFGNPDLGDPKYDLAYAQKEAIEVIKTSPNSKVFLRKEASEEALRKYGSSYNYIHFATHGQFYAETPLKSALRLSPDSQYDGVISADKLYSMQLDADLVTLSACDTGLSKIANGDDLVGLTRGFLYAGSSSIVASLWKVDDLATSQLMMRFYKEMQGTDKREALRTAALETKEKYPHPYYWASFQLTGMSE
- a CDS encoding DUF4384 domain-containing protein; amino-acid sequence: MKKTILILVLFIIISSPLYAAQSTITDAEGYACMGDDKTRRQTEQQALTEAKRNAAEKTLSYLKSETQIKDFQLEKDVLSAYANSSIKIIQELEKSWYKDLSSGDCYRMKIKAEVTPDEKAMLKITTGRNVVDDPAGPLTVQVWTGKKDYKQGEKIKVYLKGNKPFYARLLYKDASGNLVQLLPNPFRKDNYFNGGVIYELPSGNDKFDLEVSPPFCQEDIILYASTVQLGDLRLENRGEVYGVKTVSKDIGISTRGVKVLQVGNSKVTAAAEFFEERAVVNTGRDEYDSIP